The Streptomyces sp. NBC_00670 genome window below encodes:
- a CDS encoding helicase C-terminal domain-containing protein has translation MKSRSTLATWLGSLDGSRLAGVLEVRRDAVSPPEPRSVGELADRLQRPGSVALALPRLALPHLQAAEALAALGTPASRDALAELLGAADDEPVRELDAVLEALADHALVWPDGAGDLHMAGPLRRAWDAPLGLDAPLQHLLVGATSDELRGMLVALGIKPPATKAQRLAALVGHHSDPEQVVPVVAKAPTAARELLERRAEGVPGQPRFLVFGASGSGLEPGARWALDRGFLVQDRRSYGPARMPAEVALALRGPGWHAPFAPAPPSVWSASVTPKEVDREASAAATAFAAQAASVLSACSTTAPTRLKSGGIGARELARIGKAAQADDAIVRVTLETAYAAGLLGRDGDRMAATEAYDAWAEQEPPERFAVLLQAWWTLPLTPTQARDEDNKALPTLAGAPPCNDCSQARHGLLAAAARLPTGQGATATSDLGPLITWHRPLAHSSPSDATPFAAVIREAEILGVLARGALSALGIHLRTGDVEGLEMECRRLLPSAAVTARIGGDLTAVVTGTPSARLASLLDSVADRESSGTASVWRFSAGSIRRALDAGRAGDDITTDLTAVAAGPLPQPLSYLIADTARGHGNVRIAPAACVLHGDEPALLAELAAHRRLATLGLRQLAPTVLISRSPLETTLATLRAEGYAPVAETADGTVRIEKTRPQRAATPVPAPRGTGTRNSGRRAATGMTKTPAPVDPGTLAAQLLKAPPTPPGPAPSDGGAAFATDTEEIVAGWAKHLPYSDVRQLAHAIDTGGPLTIEYVATSGNRTVRTLSRLALDPPYLEAWCHLRDDERVFTLSRIHGVMPT, from the coding sequence ATGAAGTCCCGATCGACGCTGGCGACATGGCTGGGCAGCCTCGACGGCTCTCGTCTGGCGGGCGTGCTCGAAGTACGAAGGGACGCCGTGTCGCCTCCGGAGCCGCGCTCGGTGGGGGAGCTGGCGGACCGTCTTCAACGTCCGGGATCGGTGGCACTGGCTCTGCCACGGCTCGCGCTGCCGCACCTCCAGGCGGCCGAAGCGCTGGCGGCGCTGGGCACGCCCGCGTCGCGCGATGCCCTGGCGGAACTGCTGGGGGCGGCGGACGACGAACCCGTTCGCGAACTGGACGCCGTGCTGGAAGCGCTGGCCGATCACGCCCTGGTCTGGCCGGACGGCGCGGGCGACCTCCACATGGCCGGACCGCTGCGCCGGGCATGGGACGCGCCCCTGGGGCTGGATGCTCCGCTGCAGCACCTGCTCGTGGGTGCGACCTCCGACGAGTTGCGCGGCATGCTGGTGGCACTGGGCATCAAGCCGCCGGCCACCAAGGCGCAGCGGCTGGCCGCGCTGGTGGGGCACCACAGTGACCCGGAGCAGGTCGTCCCGGTGGTCGCGAAAGCCCCTACGGCGGCCCGGGAGTTGCTCGAACGCCGTGCGGAGGGTGTGCCGGGGCAGCCGCGGTTCCTCGTGTTCGGCGCTTCCGGCTCCGGCCTCGAACCGGGCGCCCGGTGGGCACTGGACCGAGGGTTCCTGGTCCAGGACCGTCGCAGCTACGGTCCGGCCCGCATGCCGGCCGAGGTGGCACTCGCGCTGCGCGGGCCGGGCTGGCACGCCCCGTTCGCGCCCGCCCCGCCCTCCGTGTGGTCGGCGTCCGTCACCCCGAAGGAGGTGGACCGCGAGGCATCGGCCGCGGCCACGGCATTCGCGGCCCAGGCCGCCTCCGTCCTGTCGGCCTGCTCGACGACCGCACCGACCCGGCTCAAGTCCGGCGGGATCGGCGCGCGTGAACTGGCCCGTATCGGCAAGGCGGCCCAGGCTGACGACGCGATCGTGCGGGTCACCCTGGAGACCGCGTACGCCGCCGGACTCCTGGGCCGTGACGGCGATCGTATGGCGGCGACGGAGGCATACGACGCCTGGGCGGAACAGGAACCCCCGGAGCGGTTCGCCGTCCTCCTCCAGGCATGGTGGACCCTGCCGCTCACCCCTACCCAGGCGCGCGACGAGGACAACAAGGCACTTCCCACTCTCGCGGGAGCACCGCCCTGCAACGACTGCTCGCAGGCCCGCCACGGACTCCTGGCCGCGGCCGCACGACTTCCGACCGGGCAGGGCGCGACGGCCACCTCGGATCTGGGGCCCCTGATCACCTGGCACCGCCCGCTCGCCCACTCCTCACCCTCGGACGCGACACCGTTCGCCGCCGTTATCCGTGAGGCCGAGATCCTCGGGGTGCTCGCTCGCGGCGCTCTGTCCGCCCTCGGCATCCATCTGCGGACAGGCGACGTGGAGGGGCTGGAAATGGAATGCCGGCGGCTGCTGCCCTCGGCTGCCGTGACGGCACGGATCGGCGGCGACCTCACCGCCGTCGTCACCGGCACACCGTCCGCGCGGCTGGCCTCGCTCCTGGACTCCGTCGCCGACCGGGAGAGCAGCGGCACGGCGTCGGTGTGGCGGTTCAGTGCCGGCAGCATTCGCCGGGCACTGGACGCCGGCCGTGCCGGTGACGACATCACGACCGACCTGACCGCCGTCGCAGCCGGTCCCCTGCCGCAACCACTGTCGTACCTGATCGCCGACACCGCACGCGGCCACGGGAACGTGCGCATCGCCCCTGCCGCCTGCGTCCTCCACGGCGACGAGCCCGCCCTCCTGGCCGAACTCGCCGCCCACCGCCGACTCGCGACGCTCGGACTGCGACAGTTGGCGCCGACGGTACTGATCAGCCGCAGCCCGCTCGAGACGACTCTCGCCACGCTCCGGGCCGAGGGATACGCCCCCGTCGCCGAGACGGCCGACGGCACGGTACGGATCGAGAAGACCCGGCCCCAGCGGGCCGCCACGCCGGTGCCGGCTCCGCGCGGCACCGGCACGAGGAACAGTGGCCGGAGGGCCGCCACGGGCATGACGAAGACGCCCGCCCCCGTCGACCCGGGCACCTTGGCAGCCCAACTGCTGAAGGCCCCGCCCACGCCTCCCGGACCCGCGCCGTCCGACGGAGGAGCGGCCTTCGCCACGGACACCGAGGAGATCGTCGCAGGATGGGCCAAGCACCTGCCGTACAGCGACGTCCGTCAGCTCGCCCATGCCATCGATACCGGCGGACCCCTCACCATCGAGTACGTCGCCACCTCGGGGAACCGGACGGTACGCACCCTCAGCCGCCTCGCACTCGACCCGCCCTACCTCGAAGCCTGGTGCCACCTGCGCGACGACGAACGCGTCTTCACGCTCTCCCGCATCCACGGCGTCATGCCGACGTGA
- a CDS encoding type II toxin-antitoxin system PemK/MazF family toxin, whose product MSPGTALRGEVWACALPQPVGPHPVVVLTVNRIAEPLASVTVALVTGTSGPQVTHVPIGHDAGLTKYDESYVNCADLHTVAKARLRRKLGLLAPGELHRVEDTVRLILGLQR is encoded by the coding sequence GTGAGCCCTGGTACGGCGCTCCGTGGCGAGGTGTGGGCCTGCGCGCTGCCCCAGCCAGTGGGTCCGCACCCCGTGGTCGTCCTCACGGTCAACCGGATCGCGGAACCGCTTGCCTCTGTGACGGTCGCGCTGGTCACCGGCACCTCCGGCCCACAGGTCACGCATGTTCCCATCGGACACGACGCGGGGCTGACGAAGTACGACGAGTCCTACGTGAACTGCGCGGACCTGCACACGGTGGCGAAGGCGCGGTTGCGCAGGAAGCTGGGGCTGCTGGCTCCGGGCGAGCTGCACCGTGTGGAGGACACGGTCCGTCTGATTCTCGGGTTGCAGCGCTGA